The DNA window GCCAGATGGTTTTCGCCAGCGGCGAGAAGTTACCCTTGCCCGGCCAGTTCAAGGCCAATGTCGCGACCGGCGACAAGATCGTGTTCGGGCTGCGGCCGGACGACATCTATCCGACCGGCCATGGCATCAGCTCCGGGGGTGCTGCCGACGTACACCAGATCGAACTGCCGATCACGGTGACCGAACCGCTCGGCAACGAGACGCTGGTGTTCGTCGAATTCAACGGCACCGACTGGGTGTCGCGCATGCTGAACCCGAGGCCATTGAGGCCGGGCGAGCGGGTCGCCATGAGCCTCGACATGTCGCAGGCGCATCTGTTTGCCACCGAGACCGGAAAGACGTTGCGGAGCTGATCGACATGGCCAGAATCGAGAAAGTCGAGCTGCGGATGGTGGACCTCGTGCCCAAGGTCAAGCGCACCGACGCCATCCAGAGCTTCGTCAGCCAGGAAACGCCGATCGTCACCATCACCGATTCCGACGGCGCGGTCGGCACCGGCTACAGCTACACGATCGGCACCGGCGGTTCGTCGGTGATGCGGCTGCTCTCGGACCATCTGGTGCCGCGCCTGATCGGCCGCGACCCCGATAGGATCGAGGCGATCTGGCACGATCTCGAATTCGCCACCCATGCCACGACGATCGGCGCCATCACCGCCATCGCCATCGCCGCGATCGATACCGCACTGTGGGACCTGCGGGCGAAGAAGCAGAACCTGCCTTTGTGGAAGCTGGCGGGCGGCGCCAAGGACCGCTGCCCGCTCTACACGACCGAGGGCGGCTGGCTGCACATCGAGACGCAGGCGCTGGTCGACGATGCGCTGGCCGCCAAGGCCAAGGGTTTTCGCGGTTCGAAGGTGAAGATCGGCAGGCCGCACGGTTCGGAGGATCTTGCCCGCCTGTCGGCGGTGCGCAAGGCGGTCGGCGACGGCTACGAAATCATGACCGA is part of the Mesorhizobium loti genome and encodes:
- a CDS encoding mandelate racemase/muconate lactonizing enzyme family protein, with translation MARIEKVELRMVDLVPKVKRTDAIQSFVSQETPIVTITDSDGAVGTGYSYTIGTGGSSVMRLLSDHLVPRLIGRDPDRIEAIWHDLEFATHATTIGAITAIAIAAIDTALWDLRAKKQNLPLWKLAGGAKDRCPLYTTEGGWLHIETQALVDDALAAKAKGFRGSKVKIGRPHGSEDLARLSAVRKAVGDGYEIMTDANQGFSVDEAIRRAARLRELDLAWIEEPLPADDIDGHVRLSNSTPTPIAIGESLYSIRHFREYMQKGACSIVQVDVGRIGGITPWLKIAHAAEAFDIPVCPHFLMELHVSLTCAVQNGRYVEYIPQLDQLTGKRMRIEDGQALAPDEPGIGIDWDWDAVKAMSIAEFTTVITKQGN